CATTACTTTGAACTGTTTCAAAATTTGAATTTCGACGTGTATTTAATCAATACCTTAATTATCGTAGTTTTTTCCATGTTCGGCTTGCTGTTAAATACAATGGCTGGATACGGCTTCGGAAAATTTCAATTCAGGGGAAAGGAAATCTGGTTTGGAATTGTCCTTATGACCATGATGATTCCAGGACAGGTAGCAATGATCCCTACTTACTTAATCCTGAACAAAATGGGATTGACCAATACAATGGCAGGGATCATCCTTCCGGGATTAATTGCAGCGTTTAACATCTTTCTTATCCGTCAGTTCATGGAAACCATTCCAGATGACTTAATCGAAGCAGCGAGGCTGGACGGAGCGGGAGAATTTTATATTTTCTTTAAATTAATTCTTCCATTATCTAAACCCGTTCTTGCCGTTCAAGTCATCTTAACCTTTATTGCTTCCTGGAACAGTTTCTTATGGCCATTAATCATTGCAAATGATGAATCTCTCTATACACTTTCTGTAGGATTAGCCCTTCTGCAGGACCAGAACGTGACCAATTATGGTTTACAAATGGCCGGAGCTACCTTTATGGTCATTCCGATTCTCATTATTTTTATCATTTTCCAAAAATACATTGTCGAAGGCTTCAACATGTCAGGTATTAAGTAAGGAAGAAAGGATAGGTGGGCAGTTTATGGCACGGCTTCAATGTGAATTCGGCTCTGAAATTCTATCGAAAAGTATGGGAATGACGGTATTACTACCTCAATCCCCTTTGGAAAAGGCTGACAACAAACAGAATGAAAAATTCCCTGTTCTCTACCTGCTCCACGGTTTTAGTGATAACCATACAATTTGGACGAGATTTACTTCGATTGAACGGTATGTGGCTGATCTCAACTTAGCGGTGGTGATGCCGGAAGTCGGTAACAGTTACTATACAAATATGGAATATGGCGAACGCTATTGGAGTTTTTTAACAGAAGAACTGCCCGTCGTCACCCGATCGCTGTTCCCTATCTCTGAAGAGCGGGAGGACACCTTTGTAGCCGGTCTTTCCATGGGAGGATTTGGAGCCTTGAAATGGGGGTTAAACAGCCCCGATCAATTTTCCGCCATCGCCAGTTTATCTGGCGTGACTGACCTGGCAGGTTATCTCAAAGACGTAAGAAGCCAAAATAACGATAAGAGCCGGTCGCTCTATCATGTATTTGGCAATGAAAACGTAACGAATACTCTCAATGATCCTATGGCAAAGTTAGAGGAACTGGACGAGCGTGAAGGAAAAAAACCAAAGATTTTCCAAGCTT
This Halobacillus salinarum DNA region includes the following protein-coding sequences:
- a CDS encoding carbohydrate ABC transporter permease, with amino-acid sequence MKLKNNFERSIIAGVLFVGGLLVSLPFIWMILSSFKNEREVLSIPPTLIPKNPTIHHYFELFQNLNFDVYLINTLIIVVFSMFGLLLNTMAGYGFGKFQFRGKEIWFGIVLMTMMIPGQVAMIPTYLILNKMGLTNTMAGIILPGLIAAFNIFLIRQFMETIPDDLIEAARLDGAGEFYIFFKLILPLSKPVLAVQVILTFIASWNSFLWPLIIANDESLYTLSVGLALLQDQNVTNYGLQMAGATFMVIPILIIFIIFQKYIVEGFNMSGIK
- a CDS encoding alpha/beta hydrolase — translated: MARLQCEFGSEILSKSMGMTVLLPQSPLEKADNKQNEKFPVLYLLHGFSDNHTIWTRFTSIERYVADLNLAVVMPEVGNSYYTNMEYGERYWSFLTEELPVVTRSLFPISEEREDTFVAGLSMGGFGALKWGLNSPDQFSAIASLSGVTDLAGYLKDVRSQNNDKSRSLYHVFGNENVTNTLNDPMAKLEELDEREGKKPKIFQACGTEDFLYENNQRFHEKLQETSLNYETNFGPGDHNWEYWDRSIQDVLHWLPIRQNVSP